The sequence CCGGTTCCTCGATGGCCTTGCGCACCTCGCCCGCGGAGATCACCACGGTCTTGGGCAGTCCGCTGACCAGGTCCCGGCCGCGGATCTCGGTGTGCTCGTCGTCCTTCTCGGCGGCGAACGCGGAGCCGATGGTCAGCTTGATCTGCTCGGAGGTGCGCTCGCCGAGCAGCAGGCTGTACTCCTTCTTGATGTGCTGGATGATCGCGTTGTCCAACTCGTCGCCGGCCACCCGGATGGACTGGGCGGTGACGATGCCGCCGAGGCTGATCACCGCGACCTCGGTGGTGCCGCCGCCGATGTCCACCACCATGTTGCCGGTGGCCTCGTGCACGGGCAGCCCGGCGCCGATCGCGGCGGCCATCGGCTCCTCGATGATGTGCACGGTACGGGCGCCGGCCTGGGTGGCGGCCTCGATCACGGCGCGGCGCTCCACGCCGGTGATGCCCGACGGCACGCACACCACGACGCGCGGGCGGACCATGTAGCGGCGGCGGTGGATCTTGAGGATGAAGTAGCGCAGCATGCGCTCGGTGATCTCGAAGTCGGCGATGACGCCGTCCTTCAGGGGGCGCACCGCCACGATGTTGCCGGGGGTGCGGCCGATCATCTTCTTCGCCTCGGCACCGACCGCGAGGATGCCGCCGGTATTCGTGTTGACCGCGACGACCGACGGCTCGTTCAGGACGATCCCGCGGCCCCTGACGTACACCAGCGTGTTGGCGGTCCCGAGATCGACAGCCATGTCACGGCCGATGAACGACATGTTGTTCGCCATGTGGATACGTCTGGCCTTCCCGAGCGTGGGCGGAGGTTCCATCGTAGTCGCGCCGGGCTGAGCGCGGCGTCGGGGTTCCGACGCCCATTGTCATCAGAACACACAGCGGACCTCAGTAATGGTGACGCCGTGTCGGAGTGTTTGGTTCCCGTTCGGCCCGGTACCTGCCGGAACGGGCGCGGCCACAGCGGCAGTCGGACCGTGGTCGCGCCGACTCACGGGACCATACGCGTCGCCGCCGCGTTACGCCAAGGTGGGGAAGAAGAGCTTGATCTCGCGCGCGGCGGACTCCTCGGAGTCCGAGGCGTGCACCAGGTTCTCACGGGTGATGGTGCCGAAATCCCCCCGGATGGAGCCGGGTGCGGCCGCGATCGGGTCGGTCGGGCCGGCCAGCGCGCGCACGCCCTCGATCACCCGCTCGCCCTCGACGACCAGGGCCACCGACGGGCCGGACGCCATGAACTCCACCAGCGGCTCGTAGAACGGCCGTCCGACGTGCTCGGCGTAGTGCTGCTCCAGGGTGCCGCGGTCCAGGGTGCGCAGTTCCAGCGCGCTGACGGACCAGCCGGCCTTGCGCTCGATCCGGCCCAGGATCTCGCCGACCAGGCCGCGGCGAACGGCGTCCGGCTTGAGAAGGACAAGGGTGCGCTGGGACACGGGGCGGCTCCTGACGGGTATGACAAGCGAATGTGACGACGAGCCTACAAGGCACGTGCCGGTCGGTTGTCAGGCGGCTTGTGTCGCGTGCCGGGCCCTGATCTGGTCGACCTTGCGCCCGAAGTGGATCGACGCCCACCACAGGGCGGCGAAGATCACGCCGAGCACGAACATCGTACCGACCACGAAGCCGCTGGCGATCAACCCGATCTGGAGCGCCCAGCCGACCACGACCGCCCACGGGCGGGTGACCACGCCGCACAGCAGTACGCACAGCACCATGGCGATGCCGCACACCGTCCACACGGCGCCCATCGACAGGTCGGGATGCTTCATCGCGACCAGCCCGGCGAAGCCGATCACGAAGAACTCGCCGATCAGCGTGCTCGAACACAGGGTCCGCATACCCGGGCCCCCTTCCCTCTGAAATCCGTCTGAGTGCGCGTGCGCGGGTGAGTCCGCGTGCGCGGGTGAGTTGGTCGACGCGTCCGCATCCCCGGCTCCCTTACCGGCGGGCCAGCAACAGGCGGGCCTGGCCGACCGTGATGACCGAACCGGTGACCAACACCCCGGCGCCCGCGTACTCGCCCTCGTCCTCGGCGAGGGTCACCGCGGCCTCCAGCGCGTCGTCGAGGCGCGGTTCGACCTGCACCCGGTCCTCGCCGAACACCTCCACGGCCAGCGCCGCGAGCGCGTCCACGTCCATCGCCCGGGAGGTGGAGTTGCGGGTGACGACGACCTCGGCGAAGACCGGCTCGAACGCCTCCAGCAGTCCGCGGACGTCCTTGTCGCCGCTCGGCCCGACCACGCCGACCAGGTGGCTGAAGCCGAACACCTCGCTGATCGCGGCCGCGGTGACCCGCGCGCCGGCCGGGTTGTGCGCGGCGTCCAGCACCACGGTGGGGCTGCGCCGGACCACTTCCAGCCGGCCGGGCGAGGTGACCGCCGCGAACGCGCCGCGCACGGTGTCCATGTCGAGGGTGCGCTGGTGCACGCTGCCGATGCCGAAGAACGCCTCCACCGCGGCCAGCGCCAGGGCCGCGTTGTGCGCCTGGTGCTCGCCGTGCAGCGGGAGGAAGACCTGTTCGTACTCGCCGCCGAGGCCGCGCAGGGTCAGCAGCTGGCCGCCGACGGCCACTTCGCGGTGGAGCACGCCGAACTCCTCGCCCTCGCGGGCGACCGTCGCGTCCATCTCCACCGAGCGCCGCAGCAGTTCGCGCGCCGCGTCCGGCGGCTGCTGGGCGAGGACCGCGGTGGCGCTCTTCTTGATGATGCCGCCCTTCTCGACGGCGATCTCACCGGGAGTGCTGCCGAGCCGGTCGGTGTGGTCGAGCGAGATCGGGGAGACCACGGCCACGGTGGCGTCCACCACGTTGGTGGCGTCCCAGCTTCCGCCCATGCCGACCTCGACCACCGCGACGTCGACCGGGGCGTCCGCGAAAGCCGCGTACGCCATGCCGGTGAGCACCTCGAAGAAGGACATCCGGTGCGGCTGGGAGCCGTCCACCATGTCGACGTACGGCTGGATGTCGCGGTGGACCTCGACGAAGCGCTCCGCGGAGATCGGGACGCCGTCCAGGCTGATCCGCTCGGTCATGGACTGCACATGCGGGCTGGTGTAGCGGCCGGTGCGCAGTTCGAAGGCGAGCAGCAGCCGCTCGATCATCCGCGCGGTGGAGGTCTTCCCGTTGGTGCCGGTGATGTGGATCGACGGGTAGGAGCGCTGCGGCTGGCCGAGCACGTCCATCAGCGCGGTCATCCGATCGAGGGACGGGTCGAGCTTCGTCTCGGGCCAGCGGCCCAGCAGCTCGTCCTCGACCTCGCGCAGTTGCCGGTCCAGTTCGGGGTCGGCGGGCCGGGCCGGCACGTCGTCCTCCGGGGCGGGCGGGGTGACGTGGGTGCGCAGCGTACGGCTGCCGGCCTCGATGACGGCCATGTCCGCCTCGCGCGGCCCGCCGCCCTCGCCGTCCTGCGAGTCGTCCTCGTCGGTGGCCTGGTGCGCGGCGTCGTAGTCGACCTCGTCCGCGGCCCGGTCGGCGGCGTCGCTGAAGCCGTCGTCCGGGAAATCGTCGTCCTGCCGGTGCTCGCTCACAGCCCCGTACCCTTCGCTTCTCCGCCCGCTCGGCGTACAAGTGCATGTCTCGTCTGCGGCTGCGGCCCGGCTGCCTCGCGTGCGTCGCTCACAGCGTCCAGTCTACGGAACAGGCCCGGACCGAATGGCCCGGGCCTGTGCCACCCCGAGGGGTGCCGTGCGGTGGCTATGCCGCCGGGAGTGCGGCGAGCTGCGCGGTGATCCGGGCGATGTCCTCGTCGGCGGCGGCCAGCCGGGTGCGGATGCCCTCGACCACCTTCTCCGGCGCCTTGCCGAGGAACGCTTCGTTCCCGAGCTTCCGCTCCGCCTGCTGCTTCTCCTTCTCGGCGGCGGCGAGGTCCTTCGCGAGCCGCTTGCGCTCCGCGGCCACGTCGATGGTCCCGGACAGGTCGAGGGCGACCCGCGCGGCGCCGACCGGCAGGGTGGCGGTGGCGTGGAAGCCGTCGCCGGCCGGCTGGAGCCGCAGGAGCTGCCGGATGGCGTCCTCGTGGGGCGGCAGGAGGGTGCCCGCGAGCGACAGCTCGGCCGGGACCTTCTGGCCGGGCTGGAGGCCCTGATCGCTGCGGAACCGGCGGACCTCGGTGACCAGCCGCTGCACCTCGGCGATCTCCGCCTCGGCGGCCGCGTCACGGAAGCCGCCCGGCGCGTCGGCGCCACCGACCACCACAGCCTTCGGCCAGTCCGCGGTGACCACCGTCTCCTTACCGGTGAGGGTGGTCCACAGCGTCTCGGTGACGAACGGCACGATCGGGTGCAGCAGCCGCAGTGTGACGTCCAGCACCTCGCCGAGCACCCGGCTGGAGACCCGCGCCGGGTCGCCGCCCTTGAGGAAGGTGGTCTTGGACAGCTCGACGTACCAGTCGAAGACCTCGTCCCACGCGAAGTGGTAGAGCGCGTCGGAGAGTTTCGCGAACTGGTAGTCGTCGTAGAGCGCGTCGACCTCGGCGACGACCGTGTTCAGCCGGGAGAGCACCCAGCGGTCGGTCGCGGACATCTCCTCGGGCGCGGGCAGCGGGCCCTCGACGGTGGCGCCGTTCATCAGCGCGAACCGGGTGGCGTTCCACACCTTGTTGGCGAAGTTCCGGGACGCCTGGACCCAGTCCTCGCCGATCGGCACGTCCGCGCCCGGGTTGGCGCCGCGGGCCAGGGTGAAGCGGACCGCGTCGGAGCCGTAGGCGTCCATCCAGGTCAGCGGGTCCACCGAGTTCGGGTTGGACTTGGACATCTTCTTGCCGAACTCGTCCCGGACCAGGCCGGTCAGCGCGATGGTGTGGAACGGCGGGACGTCCTCCATGGCGTACAGGCCGAACATCATCATCCGGGCGACCCAGAAGAAGATGATGTCGTGACCGGTGAGCAGCACGTCGGTCGGGTAGAACTTCGCCAGGTCCGGGGTCTGTTCGGGCCAGCCCAGGGTGGAGAAGGGCCACAGCGCGGAGGAGAACCAGGTGTCCAGGACGTCGGCGTCCTGGGTCCAGCCCTCTCCGGTGGGCTCCGCCTCGTCGGGCCCGACGCAGATCTGCTCGCCGTTCGGCCCGTACCAGACCGGGATGCGGTGGCCCCACCACAACTGCCGCGAGATGCACCAGTCGTGCATGTTGTCGACCCAGTCGAAGTACCGCTTCTCCATCTCCGGCGGGTGGATCTTCACCCGGCCGTCGCGGACCGCGTCGCCCGCCGCGCGGGCCAGCGGCTCGACCTTGACCCACCACTGGAGCGACAGCCGCGGCTCGACGGTGGTCTTGCAGCGGGAGCAGTGGCCGACGGAGTGGACGTAAGGACGCTTCTCCGCGACGACCCGGCCCTGCTCGCGCAGCGCCTCGACGATGGCGGCGCGGGCCTCGAAGCGGTCCAGGCCCTCGAACGGACCGGGCGCGGTGATGACCGCCCGCTCGTCCATGATCGTCAGCGACTCCAGGCCGTGCCGCTGGCCGATCGCGAAGTCGTTCGGGTCGTGGGCCGGGGTCACCTTGACCGCGCCGGTGCCGAACTCCGGGTCGACGTGGGCGTCGGCGACCACCGGGATGCTCCGGTCGGTCAGCGGCAGCTTGATCCGGCGGCCGATCAGGTGGGCGTAGCGCGCGTCGTCGGGGTGGACGGCGACGGCGGTGTCGCCGAGCATCGTCTCGACCCGGGTGGTGGCGACCACGACGCTGTCCTCGCCGTCGCCGTAGCGCAGCGAGACCAACTCGCCGTCGTCGTCCTGGTAGTCCACCTCGATGTCGGAGATGGCGGTCATGCAGCGCGGGCACCAGTTGATGATCCGCTCGGCGCGGTAGATCAGCTCGTCGTCGTAGAGCTTCTTGAAGATGGTCTGGACGGCCTTGGACAGGCCCTCGTCCATGGTGAAGCGCTCGCGGGACCAGTCGACGCCGTCGCCGAGCCGGCGCATCTGGCCGAGGATGCGGCCGCCGTACTCCTCCTTCCAGCGCCAGGTGCGCGCGACGAACTCCTCGCGGCCCACGTCGTGCCGGGACTTGCCCTCCTCGGCGAGCTGCTGCTCGACCTTGTTCTGGGTGGCGATGCCCGCGTGGTCCATGCCCGGCAGCCACAGTGCTTCGTACCCCTGCATCCGCTTGCGGCGGGTGAGGGCGTCCATCAGCGTGTGCTGGAAGGCGTGTCCGAGGTGGAGGGTGCCCGTCACGTTCGGCGGCGGAATGACGATGGTGTACGGCGGCTTGTCGCTCTTCGTGTCGGCTTCGAAGTACCCGCGCTCTACCCACCGCTCGTACAGCGGCCCCTCTACCTCGGCCGGCGTGTACTGGGTCGGCAGATGGGGGTCGCTGTGCTGCCCGCTGTCGGGGCGCGGATGAGTGTTGTCGGTCACGGTCCCGATTCTAGTGGTCCCGCGGCTTCACCCCCGACGGGTTATCCACAGGGCGGGTTGTCCACAGCTCTGTGACGAAGCGGTAGCGCTTCTGATGCCGCGGCCGGATTCCGGCGCGGGAGGATGGCGGCTGGTCACGCCCCCGGATTCGGAAGCGAGCATGTCATCCGGGAGGATGGGCGGACTCGTTAACGGAGGGGACGAAACCATGAGTTACAACCAGCCGCCGCCGAACCCGTACGGCGATCAACCCCAGGGTGGCGGCTACGGCCAACCGCAGCCCGGCCCGCCGCCGCAGGGCGGGGGCTACGGCCAGCCGCCGCAGCCCCCGCAGCCGGGCGGTTACGGCCAGCCCCCGCAGCCGCCGCAGGGTGGCGGTTACGGCCAGCCGCAGCCCCAGCCCGGGTACGGCTACCCGCAGCAGGCCCCGCCCCCCGCCCCTCCCTACGGCGGCCAGCCGGCGTACGGCCAGCAGCCGCAGCAGCCCGGCTACGGCCAGCAGCCGCCCTACGGCCAGGTGCCCCAGCAGGGCTACGGCTACCCGC comes from Streptomyces sp. NBC_00448 and encodes:
- a CDS encoding rod shape-determining protein produces the protein MSFIGRDMAVDLGTANTLVYVRGRGIVLNEPSVVAVNTNTGGILAVGAEAKKMIGRTPGNIVAVRPLKDGVIADFEITERMLRYFILKIHRRRYMVRPRVVVCVPSGITGVERRAVIEAATQAGARTVHIIEEPMAAAIGAGLPVHEATGNMVVDIGGGTTEVAVISLGGIVTAQSIRVAGDELDNAIIQHIKKEYSLLLGERTSEQIKLTIGSAFAAEKDDEHTEIRGRDLVSGLPKTVVISAGEVRKAIEEPVNAIVDAVKTTLDKCPPELSGDIMDRGIVLAGGGALLRGLDERLRHETGMPIHIAESPLDCVALGAGKCVEEFEALQQVLDAAPRR
- the ndk gene encoding nucleoside-diphosphate kinase → MSQRTLVLLKPDAVRRGLVGEILGRIERKAGWSVSALELRTLDRGTLEQHYAEHVGRPFYEPLVEFMASGPSVALVVEGERVIEGVRALAGPTDPIAAAPGSIRGDFGTITRENLVHASDSEESAAREIKLFFPTLA
- a CDS encoding DUF4233 domain-containing protein, producing the protein MRTLCSSTLIGEFFVIGFAGLVAMKHPDLSMGAVWTVCGIAMVLCVLLCGVVTRPWAVVVGWALQIGLIASGFVVGTMFVLGVIFAALWWASIHFGRKVDQIRARHATQAA
- the folC gene encoding bifunctional tetrahydrofolate synthase/dihydrofolate synthase, encoding MSEHRQDDDFPDDGFSDAADRAADEVDYDAAHQATDEDDSQDGEGGGPREADMAVIEAGSRTLRTHVTPPAPEDDVPARPADPELDRQLREVEDELLGRWPETKLDPSLDRMTALMDVLGQPQRSYPSIHITGTNGKTSTARMIERLLLAFELRTGRYTSPHVQSMTERISLDGVPISAERFVEVHRDIQPYVDMVDGSQPHRMSFFEVLTGMAYAAFADAPVDVAVVEVGMGGSWDATNVVDATVAVVSPISLDHTDRLGSTPGEIAVEKGGIIKKSATAVLAQQPPDAARELLRRSVEMDATVAREGEEFGVLHREVAVGGQLLTLRGLGGEYEQVFLPLHGEHQAHNAALALAAVEAFFGIGSVHQRTLDMDTVRGAFAAVTSPGRLEVVRRSPTVVLDAAHNPAGARVTAAAISEVFGFSHLVGVVGPSGDKDVRGLLEAFEPVFAEVVVTRNSTSRAMDVDALAALAVEVFGEDRVQVEPRLDDALEAAVTLAEDEGEYAGAGVLVTGSVITVGQARLLLARR
- a CDS encoding valine--tRNA ligase translates to MTDNTHPRPDSGQHSDPHLPTQYTPAEVEGPLYERWVERGYFEADTKSDKPPYTIVIPPPNVTGTLHLGHAFQHTLMDALTRRKRMQGYEALWLPGMDHAGIATQNKVEQQLAEEGKSRHDVGREEFVARTWRWKEEYGGRILGQMRRLGDGVDWSRERFTMDEGLSKAVQTIFKKLYDDELIYRAERIINWCPRCMTAISDIEVDYQDDDGELVSLRYGDGEDSVVVATTRVETMLGDTAVAVHPDDARYAHLIGRRIKLPLTDRSIPVVADAHVDPEFGTGAVKVTPAHDPNDFAIGQRHGLESLTIMDERAVITAPGPFEGLDRFEARAAIVEALREQGRVVAEKRPYVHSVGHCSRCKTTVEPRLSLQWWVKVEPLARAAGDAVRDGRVKIHPPEMEKRYFDWVDNMHDWCISRQLWWGHRIPVWYGPNGEQICVGPDEAEPTGEGWTQDADVLDTWFSSALWPFSTLGWPEQTPDLAKFYPTDVLLTGHDIIFFWVARMMMFGLYAMEDVPPFHTIALTGLVRDEFGKKMSKSNPNSVDPLTWMDAYGSDAVRFTLARGANPGADVPIGEDWVQASRNFANKVWNATRFALMNGATVEGPLPAPEEMSATDRWVLSRLNTVVAEVDALYDDYQFAKLSDALYHFAWDEVFDWYVELSKTTFLKGGDPARVSSRVLGEVLDVTLRLLHPIVPFVTETLWTTLTGKETVVTADWPKAVVVGGADAPGGFRDAAAEAEIAEVQRLVTEVRRFRSDQGLQPGQKVPAELSLAGTLLPPHEDAIRQLLRLQPAGDGFHATATLPVGAARVALDLSGTIDVAAERKRLAKDLAAAEKEKQQAERKLGNEAFLGKAPEKVVEGIRTRLAAADEDIARITAQLAALPAA